Genomic DNA from Shouchella patagoniensis:
GCCAATACCGGTGTTGAATATCTGGAATGGAAGTGGGTTCCCGTTCGAGATGTACATGGATTTTTTTATCATGCAAGTGTTGCTTTGCTTTACGCATATCAGCGGTTAGCTTTAATAGGGATTTCTGCACACCATCCGCGTAAACATCTGAATATTTAATGTCTGTAATCCCTTTGTTGAAACGTGTAAGATCTCGTTCTAATATTTGTCTTGCATAGACTAGATAAAGGTAGTCTAAAACAAGCAGCTTTGTCTGATCCGTTTTTGGCGTGTAGGAAATGCCAAATAATTGTCGAACATCGTCATCGCTTAATTCCATTATGAACCTCTCTTATCAGAACGTTTGTTTGTATTATATGCTCATTTGTAAAAAGGATTCAATGTGCAAAATTTGGATATTAGAAGGGATCATGTGAGAGTATATGTGAAATGGCAATTAGTTGTTCAATCGAAGAGGTAAGGCATGGTACACTAGTTAAGTGACTTGATTATTTTTGTGGAGGGGTATAATGGGGAAACGATTATTATTATTTTTAGCAACAAACATTCTTGTTATGACAACCATCTTGATTGTGTGGACGTTAATTGTTCAATTTACTGGAATGGATGGTTCATTTATTGCGAGTGATGGTTCAATTCAATTTGGCGTTGTCATGCTGTTTAGCTTGCTTGTAGGTTTTACAGGTTCATTTATTTCACTTGGTATGTCACGTTGGATTGCTAAAAAGATGATGCGTGTTAACGTACTTGATCCTGATGGCTCGCTTAATCGGGAAGAGAAAGCGATTGTTGAAAAAGTACATCGCTTATCTCGTGCTGCTGGTCTGACACATATGCCAGAGGTAGGAATTTATCAGTCGGCGGAAGTAAACGCATTTGCAACAGGTCCTTCGAAAAAACGTTCGCTTGTAGCAGTATCATCAGGGTTGCTTGATTCAATGGATGACAATGCGGTTGAAGGCGTTATTGCTCACGAAGTGGCACACGTAGCCAATGGAGACATGGTAACAATGACGCTTTTGCAAGGGATTGTTAATACATTTGTTGTATTCTTCTCTCGTGTTCTTTCAATTGTTTTATCGCGTTTTGTACGTCCAGAACTCCAATTTATCGTTCAGTTTGCGTCAATGATTATCTTGCAGATTTTATTCTCTATTTTAGGAAGTTTTGTTATTAGTGCTTACTCGCGTCACCGTGAGTATCATGCTGATAGAGGTGGAGCCGATCTAGCAGGGAACGACAAAATGATTCATGCTTTACGCTCGCTGCAACAGTATGTGAATCGAGCGAAAGCGAATGACCATACGGATGATACAGCTGTGCAAACGATGAAGATTAGTGGAAATAGCTCAATGATGAAACTTATGTCAACTCATCCTGATTTAAGTGATCGTATTGCTCGTTTAGAACAACGATAAAATAAAAAGAACCGGCTCCTGCTGGTTCTTTTTTGTCGAGAAAAGACGACGACATGGCTGGTGGGTGTTAGCAGACCGCTAGTCTGTTATTTCTTTCAAAAAAACTACGAAATTCAGTTATGGTATTATATTCCCAGCCGCTGCATACAACTCATACCATTCTTCTCTCGTTAATGGAATGTTGGAACCTGCACTCGCTTCTTTTATACGACCAAGATTGGTTGTACCAATCACAACTTGAATGTTTGCAGGATGGCGTGTAATCCAAGCGGTAGCGATTGTTGTCGGAGTAACGCCGTATTTGTCTGCAAGGCGTGTAAGCACAGTATTTAGCTGGGGAAATTTATCCGTATTGCCAACAAACGGGCCATCAAAAAAGCCACTTTGGAACGGAGACCAAGCTTGAAGGGTAATGTCGTTTAAACGGCAATACTCTAGCGTACTGCTATCACGGTTAATCGAGCTATCTGTATTCATATTTAAAGTGATCCCAGAATCGATGAGTGGAGTATGAGCGACACTGAATTGCACTTGGTTAACGACAAGTTTTTGGTCTATTTCACGTTGTAGTAATTCAATTTGCATTGGATTATGGTTAGAAACACCAAAGTTACGGACTTTACCACTATCTTTAAGTATAGTAAAGGCTTCTGCAACTTCAGACGGCTCCATAAGTGGATCGGGCCGATGAAGTAATAAGATATCTAAATAATCCGTTTGCAAACGTTTTAAAATTCCATCAACGGACGACAATATATGTTCTTTTGAAAAATCAAAGAACCCTGTCGCACCTTTTCGAATCCCACATTTGCTTTGAATAACCATCTTTTCACGAATTGAAGGATTCATAGAAATTGCTTCTGCGAAGAGTGACTCACATTCGCCTTTACCATAAATGTCAGCATGATCAAAAACATTAATACCCTCTTCTTGTGCCGTATGAATTAATTTCTCAATGTCAGTTATAGATAATTGATTAATACGCATTAAACCCATTACAATATTCGACACGTTTAAATCAGTATGAGGCATTTGATTATATTTCACTAGCAATTCCCCCTTTTCGTCAGTTTACTAAATAGACTAGGGGATTGTATAGCAAGAGGGTCCATTTTAATAAATAGGATCGATCTTACTCGCCAGTAATGCCAGTTGCAATTGATTCAGCAACAGTTTGGAGATACTGATCATCATGGAGCCGTGCGGCATCTGATTCATTTGTTACAAAACCAGCCTCAACTAAAATAGCAGGCATCGAAGTATGTCGAAGAACGTAAAATGTCTCTTCAAACACGCCTCGATTGCGTCGGTCGGTTTGATTAATCAACTGTTCTTGCACAGCGGCTGCCATGGATTTCCCATTTAGACTGCCAGGATAATAAAACGTCTCAATTCCATTTGCTTTTGGATCAGAAAAACCATTTGCATGGAAGCTTACAAATTGATCTGCTTGCCATGTTTCTGC
This window encodes:
- the htpX gene encoding protease HtpX, whose protein sequence is MGKRLLLFLATNILVMTTILIVWTLIVQFTGMDGSFIASDGSIQFGVVMLFSLLVGFTGSFISLGMSRWIAKKMMRVNVLDPDGSLNREEKAIVEKVHRLSRAAGLTHMPEVGIYQSAEVNAFATGPSKKRSLVAVSSGLLDSMDDNAVEGVIAHEVAHVANGDMVTMTLLQGIVNTFVVFFSRVLSIVLSRFVRPELQFIVQFASMIILQILFSILGSFVISAYSRHREYHADRGGADLAGNDKMIHALRSLQQYVNRAKANDHTDDTAVQTMKISGNSSMMKLMSTHPDLSDRIARLEQR
- a CDS encoding aldo/keto reductase encodes the protein MKYNQMPHTDLNVSNIVMGLMRINQLSITDIEKLIHTAQEEGINVFDHADIYGKGECESLFAEAISMNPSIREKMVIQSKCGIRKGATGFFDFSKEHILSSVDGILKRLQTDYLDILLLHRPDPLMEPSEVAEAFTILKDSGKVRNFGVSNHNPMQIELLQREIDQKLVVNQVQFSVAHTPLIDSGITLNMNTDSSINRDSSTLEYCRLNDITLQAWSPFQSGFFDGPFVGNTDKFPQLNTVLTRLADKYGVTPTTIATAWITRHPANIQVVIGTTNLGRIKEASAGSNIPLTREEWYELYAAAGNIIP